In Helianthus annuus cultivar XRQ/B chromosome 3, HanXRQr2.0-SUNRISE, whole genome shotgun sequence, a single window of DNA contains:
- the LOC110927631 gene encoding uncharacterized protein LOC110927631, whose amino-acid sequence MAPYELLYGRKCRTLVCWGEIGQRELAPSELIAVTNEKIKLVRARLKAAQDRQKAYSDKRRRPIEFQVGDLVLLKVSPWKGIIRFRKRGKLGPRYIGSFKILARVGRVAYRLELPPALDGIHNTFHVSQLRKCLADETALVPLDDIELDKGLNYVERPIAIKDVKVRKLRNKAVRQVLVQWRHRKGSELTWEAEDEMKKHYPFLFGVKEEGSNTRKSESSQDKGKSSS is encoded by the exons ATGGCTCCGTATGAATTACTGTACGGGAGGAAGTGTAGAACTCTCGTATGCTGGGGAGAAATAGGGCAAAGAGAGCTTGCGCCAAGTGAATTAATAGCAGTAACGAATGAAAAGATTAAGTTGGTTAGAGCTCGACTGAAAGCAGCCCAGGATAGACAGAAGGCTTATTCTGATAAAAGAAGACGTCCCattgaatttcaagtcggagacttGGTTCTGCTGAAAgtgtccccatggaagggtataatcCGCTTTCGCAAACGTGGTAAGTTGGGTCCTCGTTATATTGGGTCGTTTAAAATCTTGGCTCGTGTTGGAAGGGTTGCATACCGATTAGAATTACCGCCTGCTTTAGACGGAATTCACAATACCTTCCACGTGTCGCAATTGAGAAAGTGTCTTGCGGATGAAACCGCGTTAGTACCACTCGATGACATCGAGTTAGACAAGGGGTTGAATTATGTTGAAAGACCAATAGCCATTAAAGATGTCAAGGTAAGGAAGCTCCGCAACAAAGCAGTTCGGCAAGTATTGGTGCAATGGCGGCACCGAAAGGGGTCGGAACTTACATGGGAAGCGGAAGACGAGATGAAGAAGCATTACCCGTTCCTTTTTG gcgtgaaggaagaaggttcCAATACTAGGAAGTCGGAAAGCTCACAAGACAAAG